From the genome of Lentilactobacillus buchneri, one region includes:
- a CDS encoding phosphopentomutase encodes MNFRRVIVLDLASLGVGEASDANRFESVGADTLGHIATLEGTDFQLPTLSRLGLGNIRYSDPVVGLPPVEEPIGFFGKIRSQSRENSQLSGLREMFDFQTPTRTTSVIDGIVGLLGVHSILISNYQSYLSNQNQAEVIPVNTDEGGLEQLHQQVIAPNNGLLYFRALGLSEHAQTGNRKGCIDSLKLVDQHLARLMRELYSTDLLIITSSYANDPAMDVTPTREYLPLIAYTSSLPEGKALGIRRTLADIGASIGEIFGLEVSNESTGSSFLGELK; translated from the coding sequence ATGAACTTTCGTCGTGTCATTGTACTTGATCTGGCATCATTGGGTGTCGGCGAGGCCAGCGACGCTAATCGATTTGAATCGGTTGGCGCCGATACTTTAGGTCACATCGCAACTCTTGAAGGAACTGACTTTCAACTGCCGACATTAAGTCGACTGGGGTTGGGCAACATTCGCTACAGCGACCCGGTTGTCGGTCTGCCGCCAGTTGAGGAACCGATCGGCTTTTTTGGCAAGATTAGAAGCCAGAGCCGGGAGAATTCTCAATTAAGTGGTCTGCGGGAGATGTTTGATTTCCAGACACCCACCCGAACAACCAGTGTCATTGACGGCATCGTCGGCCTTTTAGGGGTCCACTCAATCTTGATCAGCAATTACCAGAGCTACCTTTCCAATCAGAACCAAGCGGAAGTCATTCCGGTCAATACGGATGAGGGTGGCTTGGAGCAGCTTCACCAGCAGGTGATTGCGCCGAATAACGGCCTGCTTTATTTTCGGGCATTAGGGTTGTCCGAACACGCACAAACGGGGAACCGCAAAGGCTGCATCGATTCACTTAAATTGGTGGATCAGCATTTGGCACGGTTGATGCGGGAACTATACAGCACCGACCTTTTAATTATCACGTCTTCGTATGCCAACGATCCGGCCATGGACGTTACACCAACGCGCGAATACCTGCCGTTGATTGCCTACACGTCCTCACTTCCAGAGGGCAAGGCCTTGGGAATTCGGCGGACACTTGCAGACATTGGGGCCTCAATCGGGGAGATATTCGGCCTTGAAGTGTCCAATGAATCCACTGGCAGCAGTTTTCTCGGCGAATTGAAATAA
- a CDS encoding NupC/NupG family nucleoside CNT transporter yields the protein MQLSYLLVNILGVAVYLGIAFLFSNNKKGINWRSVGVVLVINLVLAWILTSFSWGRDAVKAAADGFNWLVQVAYQGINFALPNWVTPQFGGTAKSMNFVTSALLPILMIVPLFDTLTYIGVLPWIIKWVGRGLSFVTGAPKFESFFAVEMMFLGNTEALAVSSLQLKQMSAKRNLTLALMSMSCVTASIIGAYTQMVPGQFVLTAVPLNVLNALIITSLLNPVKVTPEEDTVAKMGGSGSSEAAVEAGDVQANGKREPYFSFLGDSILGAGRLILIIAANVIAFVALAALIDKILALFNPWLSLEHILGIIMFPFAWLMGLDVSQAFQFAQFMGMKLVTNEFVVMGKIASTIHNLSIFPAHYQAQLTVFITSFANFSTTGMIIGAFKGLVDKEKNDLISKNVGTMLLSGILVSLMSAGIVGLFVW from the coding sequence ATGCAATTATCATATTTACTGGTCAATATTCTGGGTGTCGCCGTATACCTTGGAATTGCTTTCTTGTTTTCAAATAACAAAAAAGGTATCAACTGGCGTTCAGTTGGTGTTGTTTTAGTAATTAACCTGGTTCTGGCATGGATATTGACTAGTTTCTCCTGGGGCCGTGATGCGGTTAAAGCCGCTGCCGACGGATTTAACTGGTTGGTCCAAGTCGCTTACCAAGGGATCAACTTCGCCCTGCCTAACTGGGTTACCCCACAATTTGGCGGAACTGCCAAGTCAATGAACTTTGTCACGAGTGCGTTACTGCCAATCCTGATGATTGTTCCATTGTTTGATACGCTTACATATATTGGCGTATTGCCGTGGATCATCAAGTGGGTCGGCCGTGGACTTTCATTTGTTACCGGCGCTCCAAAGTTCGAATCATTCTTCGCTGTTGAAATGATGTTCTTAGGTAACACTGAAGCACTTGCTGTTTCATCACTCCAATTAAAACAAATGTCAGCAAAGCGTAACTTGACTTTGGCACTGATGTCAATGTCATGTGTCACCGCTTCAATCATCGGGGCATATACCCAAATGGTTCCTGGCCAATTCGTTTTGACTGCCGTTCCACTGAATGTGTTAAACGCCTTGATTATTACCAGCTTATTGAACCCTGTTAAAGTCACTCCTGAAGAAGATACGGTTGCTAAAATGGGTGGCTCAGGTTCCAGTGAAGCCGCTGTTGAAGCCGGCGACGTTCAAGCTAATGGTAAACGTGAACCATACTTCTCATTCTTAGGCGACTCAATCTTGGGTGCCGGTCGTTTGATCTTGATCATCGCTGCCAACGTTATCGCCTTTGTTGCCTTGGCTGCTTTGATTGACAAGATTTTGGCTTTGTTCAACCCATGGTTGTCTTTGGAACATATCTTAGGAATCATCATGTTCCCATTTGCATGGTTAATGGGTCTGGATGTCAGTCAGGCATTCCAGTTCGCCCAATTCATGGGGATGAAGTTGGTTACCAACGAATTCGTTGTTATGGGTAAGATTGCCAGCACCATTCACAACCTCAGCATCTTCCCAGCTCACTACCAAGCACAATTAACGGTCTTCATCACTTCATTCGCCAACTTCTCAACTACGGGTATGATTATCGGTGCCTTCAAGGGCTTGGTTGATAAGGAAAAGAACGATTTGATCAGTAAAAACGTTGGTACCATGTTGCTTTCAGGTATTCTGGTATCCTTAATGTCTGCTGGAATTGTTGGTCTGTTTGTTTGGTAA
- a CDS encoding NCS2 family permease: protein MDKLQREEEAANRLPLREAIRDKATVKREIIAGITGFFAISYIIIVNPMILKDAGIPTDLSVFATIISSLIGCLIMGFWANAPVILTPGMGVNAFFTYTVVVAMGLSWQEALAISIVSSIIYVIIAFTKLSEILAKGIPETLKAGITAGIGLFLVEIGLEKAQLIQQGKNSILALGDLTKPATLLALFGLLLTLFLFVRNVTGGFFIGILVTSVVGILFGIKDQVSPSVEIGDITRYSGIVAKGNFDNALTIPFVLAVFSMTMILVFESMGLLEGIMPNPGKFKKAFQASSVTSFLSGILGTSPTVAAAESASAIESGGRTGLTSIVAGLMFAVSLFFIPLLAFVPQAAIAPVIIITGALMMNQLSRINMFDFSDWFPAFLIVVLIPFTSSISTGLAFGFVAYPILKIAAGRQHELTVATYVLGFLFLCDLVLSALL, encoded by the coding sequence TTGGATAAGTTACAAAGAGAAGAAGAGGCGGCTAACCGGCTGCCTCTTCGTGAGGCTATACGGGATAAAGCCACCGTCAAACGGGAAATCATTGCTGGGATCACCGGCTTTTTCGCGATTTCATACATCATCATTGTCAATCCAATGATCTTAAAAGATGCCGGGATTCCCACTGATTTGAGTGTCTTTGCAACGATCATTTCTTCGTTGATCGGCTGCTTGATTATGGGCTTTTGGGCCAATGCACCGGTAATTTTGACGCCGGGAATGGGCGTCAATGCCTTCTTCACTTATACCGTTGTCGTTGCCATGGGTCTGTCCTGGCAAGAAGCGCTGGCAATCTCGATTGTCTCCAGTATCATTTATGTGATTATCGCATTTACGAAGTTGAGTGAGATTTTGGCGAAGGGAATTCCAGAGACTTTGAAAGCGGGGATTACCGCCGGCATTGGGCTGTTCTTAGTTGAAATTGGACTGGAAAAAGCGCAATTGATTCAGCAGGGGAAGAACTCGATTCTGGCTCTGGGCGATTTGACCAAGCCGGCGACGCTGCTGGCGTTGTTTGGGTTACTGCTCACGCTATTCCTGTTCGTCCGCAATGTTACCGGCGGCTTCTTTATCGGTATTCTGGTCACCTCGGTGGTCGGAATTCTGTTTGGCATCAAAGATCAAGTCTCACCGTCAGTTGAAATTGGCGATATCACTCGTTACTCGGGGATTGTGGCCAAAGGAAATTTTGACAACGCGTTAACCATTCCATTTGTGCTGGCAGTCTTTTCGATGACCATGATCTTGGTATTTGAATCGATGGGGCTACTGGAAGGGATTATGCCAAATCCTGGTAAGTTTAAGAAGGCGTTTCAAGCCAGTTCCGTGACCAGCTTTCTTTCCGGGATTCTTGGGACCAGTCCCACGGTTGCTGCAGCCGAAAGCGCTTCGGCAATTGAAAGTGGCGGTCGGACCGGCTTAACCTCGATTGTTGCCGGATTGATGTTTGCGGTTTCGTTGTTCTTTATTCCGTTGCTGGCATTTGTGCCCCAAGCAGCGATCGCACCCGTGATTATCATTACCGGTGCGTTGATGATGAATCAGCTCAGCCGCATTAATATGTTTGATTTTTCCGATTGGTTCCCGGCATTTCTCATCGTGGTCTTGATTCCATTTACCAGTAGCATTTCGACTGGTTTGGCGTTTGGATTTGTCGCTTACCCAATTTTAAAAATTGCCGCTGGCAGGCAACACGAGCTGACTGTCGCGACTTATGTCTTAGGATTTTTATTCTTGTGTGATTTGGTGCTCAGTGCACTATTATAG
- the pepT gene encoding peptidase T — MTDYDSKLIEELFIKYAKVNTRSDANSHTVPTTVGQVKLAKMVEKDLHDLGIADAKYEPENSYVIGSLPSNSDKDLSAIGFIAHLDTADYNAENIQPQVHPNYDGGEIVLNAEKQMVLSPKEFPLLKHYVGQRVITTDGTTLLGADDKAGVAAIFGALKYFLTHPDVEHGDVKVAFGPDEEIGRGAKRFPAKEFGTEFAYTLDNGQPGQIEAETFNASEAKIDIRGTAVHPGDAYGLMVNAVTLANEIMSALPKDEVPEKSRDHQGFILVTDMTATVGEAHLNLIIREFDTQKYRRNLALLHQIVDRINDQYDSPRVSLKINEQYQNIGDTVKQHPYIVNLALNVYHQLGITPSITPFRGGTDGNAITAKGIPTPNLFNGGDNFHGPYEYVSTEAMTKTAQVVSEIVQEHVREYGHRDESPVKLN, encoded by the coding sequence ATAACTGATTATGATTCTAAATTAATCGAGGAACTATTCATCAAATATGCCAAAGTCAACACGAGATCCGATGCGAACAGTCACACAGTGCCAACCACTGTCGGCCAGGTCAAACTCGCGAAAATGGTTGAAAAAGATCTTCACGATTTGGGGATCGCGGATGCCAAGTACGAACCTGAAAATTCCTATGTGATTGGGAGCTTGCCGAGTAATTCTGATAAGGATTTGAGTGCGATTGGATTTATTGCCCACTTGGATACCGCCGATTATAATGCCGAAAACATTCAACCTCAGGTTCATCCAAACTATGACGGCGGCGAGATTGTCTTGAACGCCGAGAAGCAGATGGTGTTGAGCCCGAAAGAATTTCCACTGCTTAAGCACTATGTTGGCCAGCGGGTCATCACGACTGATGGCACCACCTTGCTTGGCGCAGATGACAAGGCCGGAGTTGCAGCAATCTTTGGCGCTCTCAAATATTTTCTAACCCATCCTGACGTTGAGCATGGAGATGTAAAAGTCGCCTTTGGCCCCGATGAAGAAATTGGCCGTGGCGCTAAACGGTTCCCTGCCAAAGAATTTGGGACTGAATTTGCCTATACCTTGGATAACGGCCAGCCCGGACAAATCGAAGCTGAGACCTTTAATGCTTCCGAGGCCAAAATTGATATCCGCGGCACCGCGGTTCATCCCGGGGATGCTTATGGTTTGATGGTCAATGCCGTTACCTTGGCCAATGAAATTATGAGTGCATTGCCAAAAGACGAGGTTCCTGAAAAAAGTCGCGATCACCAAGGCTTCATTTTGGTCACCGACATGACTGCAACAGTGGGGGAGGCCCATCTCAATCTCATTATTCGCGAGTTTGATACGCAGAAATACCGTCGTAATTTGGCACTGTTACATCAGATTGTCGACCGAATTAATGATCAATATGATTCTCCAAGAGTCAGTCTGAAGATTAATGAACAGTATCAAAACATTGGCGATACGGTCAAACAGCATCCATACATCGTCAATCTGGCATTGAACGTCTATCATCAGCTGGGAATAACGCCCAGCATTACACCGTTTAGAGGCGGCACTGACGGTAATGCGATTACCGCAAAAGGCATTCCAACGCCCAACTTATTTAACGGTGGTGACAATTTTCATGGCCCTTATGAATATGTCAGTACCGAAGCGATGACCAAGACGGCTCAGGTGGTCAGCGAGATTGTTCAGGAACACGTCCGCGAATATGGGCACCGCGACGAGAGCCCAGTTAAATTAAATTAA
- the rihC gene encoding ribonucleoside hydrolase RihC, producing the protein MTIKIIMDTDPGIDDAAALTMALNDPEIDLKLITSVAGNVTVDKTTKNAQKIVRFFNKKVPVAAGAKQPLIKEFEDAARIHGESGMPGYDFPEDLPKPLDVSAVEALRETIMSSDEKITLVPTGSYTNVALLFSEYPEVKDHIERIVAMGGSLGKGNMTSAAEFNVFTDPDAARIMYNSGIPITMVGLDITMKALITPDSLSKLEHMNETGKMLHDIIIHDGDNSAEGIAMHDVNTIFYLLHPEAITTKKMWIDIVTDGPAIGETVGDIRGAYHDGKTNANVCVDIDAGAFNKWFLDEVSKINK; encoded by the coding sequence ATGACCATCAAAATTATTATGGATACCGATCCCGGAATTGACGATGCTGCCGCTTTAACCATGGCGTTGAACGATCCCGAGATTGACCTGAAGTTGATTACCAGTGTTGCCGGCAACGTTACCGTGGACAAGACGACTAAGAATGCGCAAAAGATTGTCCGCTTCTTCAATAAAAAGGTGCCGGTCGCAGCCGGTGCCAAACAGCCGTTGATTAAAGAATTTGAAGATGCTGCCCGGATTCACGGTGAATCAGGGATGCCAGGCTATGATTTCCCAGAAGATCTGCCAAAGCCATTGGATGTTAGTGCCGTTGAGGCTTTAAGAGAAACGATCATGAGCAGTGATGAAAAGATTACTTTGGTCCCAACTGGTTCTTATACCAACGTGGCCTTGCTGTTCAGTGAATATCCTGAAGTGAAGGACCACATCGAACGGATCGTCGCAATGGGTGGGTCACTTGGAAAAGGCAACATGACTTCTGCTGCCGAGTTTAACGTCTTCACCGATCCGGATGCCGCACGAATTATGTATAATTCTGGAATCCCGATTACGATGGTTGGCCTGGATATTACGATGAAGGCCCTGATCACCCCGGACTCTCTCAGCAAGCTCGAGCACATGAACGAAACCGGTAAGATGCTGCATGACATCATCATTCATGATGGTGATAACAGCGCTGAAGGAATTGCCATGCACGACGTCAACACCATCTTCTACCTGCTTCATCCAGAAGCAATTACCACCAAGAAGATGTGGATCGACATTGTCACTGACGGTCCAGCCATTGGCGAAACTGTCGGCGATATCCGTGGTGCTTACCATGATGGCAAGACCAACGCTAATGTTTGTGTGGATATTGACGCTGGGGCCTTTAACAAGTGGTTCTTGGATGAAGTTTCTAAGATTAATAAGTAA